The nucleotide sequence GTGAACTGATATACCTTTCCACTCTTGAGTGTCTTCCAGACATAGTCTTTGAGTTGATCTGTTGTAACATCACTCCCAGTTTCGTCAATTACAGATTTGATCCATAGAAGCACTTCCTGCAATATATGGTAAGTTCATACACACAACAACAGCAAGTATATAAAAATACGAGTGGCAGGAAATGTAATTCTTCTTTCAGAGATGAGGTGCATTACATATCAAGTGGGTGACCTAGTAaaaatagtactccctccatcccaaaaacaATGCACATCTTGCTTCTCCAAATAAGTTTCTTATGAAAATATTCTATGATTGATCTAATGGATACTTATTACACATAGCAAATGCTATtactttttttatatatgtttggtcaaacttaaaaggTTTGACTCCTCAAAAGACGAGACGTGTATTCTTTTGGGGCGAAAGGAGTAAAATGGGTGCAATTGGGGCCAGGGGGTGGGAATTTTTTCATGGAAACCTTTTTTTTCAAAATCCACAAGTAAAACGAAGCACAAGGCGGAGATTAAGTACCAGATCAGATCCAGTGTGTCAAACTGAGCATACCTGATTTGCAAGGCCATGCAGCGGCCCAGCTAACCCATTCAGAGCAGCTGCGAAAGAAAGATAAGGATCTGACAGAGCACTCCCAACCTACATGTGAATGAGCACCATGAGACAGAAGATAAAGTTAAAGCctaggagggagagagagaaagggggggGGGAGGAGGGAGTAGCTACCAGGTTGCAAGCAATTATAGGATTAAAATGGCCAGTGTCGAACAGCTCTACTCAAACCTAGACGAATTGCTCCGCTGCGAATTAAGAGTACACAATAAAATATACTTCTACAACTACAATGATCCCCGACCCTCTTCCAAGGTGACACATTATGATCCTCTATCACATGGAGCTCTCCTGATCTACAATAGCCCACACAGGGGAAAATTAGTGTAACAACAGATCCGACTACTGTTAGAACCAAAATTTTATACTCGCTACTATGGAATACAACAAACATGGAGCAAGGAATACAATTGAATCCTGACGAATCATGATTAAATTAGCACAGTACCAGCTAAAAAACTAACCCTCTTATCCCGTTCCAGGTTCCAGTTCCTAATAAGTGCTATCATGCACGGTTTAAAGAGGTATTTCCAGATAAATTCAGTTCGTTTTAACAGTACATACTAAAGTATTGTCAGATGCTTAATAATCGCATTGCACCAAACCAAAAGCAGAATGCCATGATAGCACAAGATAAGGTATCACACTGATAGCTGTCATTATCTTGGCACGTTAAGAAAAACACTAATGAAAAAAAATCAAGATCACAACAAAAGAACAAATATTACCAGATGACCAGTATGAGCACTGACATTCCCGCCTTCATGATCACTAGAAGAACACAAGTCATAGTATGAAAAAAAGTACTTCCAAAACATAACAAAAATAGAAACAAGGATGGATGCAAATTACGTGTGAATTGTTACATAGAGCCGCATCAGCTCCAGCATTTTGGGGTCGTCAAAACCAAGCATGTGTGAGAAATTTGCCGCATAATCCAGAGAATTATCAGCTTCTATTGATTTCCCACCCTTGAAAATTCTTCAAAGAACAAATGAAACAATATTATTCACTAATTATAAAATTTGTACAACATTTGTGTCTTATGTCACCTCCAGtaagtgtattaaaaaatgaagCATTTCTGAACAAAAGCTACCTGCGGTAAACATAAGAAGCCACTGGTGGAAGCCGAGCAATCAAATTTAAGCAGTCTTCATAAGTAGGCTCCCAAAACCTATACAAACAATAATTGTGAACACCATGGAAAGCAACCACTGAACACATAAGAAAATGGGTGGCAGTATAAATCCCAAGTTTACTTTGATTTTGGCAATCCATTGTCATAAGCTTTTTGAAATTCGCTCTCAACCTGAAATGGGGTTTAAAAATGGAAAACTAAGTCGAGGCTTTAGAATTTACAAACAGTATCCCAAGACACAATGGGAAATTGATTTAAATACCACTTGCATCCAGTTCTAAAAAATGCAAATAAATTGCAAGGGAATGTGATTTAATTTCACAATTATGATATTATACTTAGAAAAGACAGCATGCCAGAAGTGGAAGGACTCACCTGAAGAGCCATTACTCCCGTGGTAAACTGTGTCATAGGATGTGCATTTACTGGGAGAGCATCTATTGCCTTATAGACATGAGCTGCAACCATATTAATTATAAGCTACTAGAGAGCAAAGTGGCAAGATAGAGCATATAAACTTAACACAATCGTACTAACAGAAACATATAGACCTCTCTGCTAATGTATGCCACCTTTGAATTTTAGAATAGGGAGACATTAGCATCAATTCATTCAGATGATttgtagatttaattggtcaaAACAATAACACAAGTATCCAGCAGTGTGCTCAAAATACCTGGGACAGTTGAGCGCGCAAGCAATTCCTTTGATAGAGCATCAACTTGCTCTTTGGTTGGGACCTGAAACAAGAAAAAACCCACAGGCTTAAAACTTATAGAAATAGGGTGAGAATTGGGGAAAACTGAAATATATTAAAGGAATGGCAATACAAAGATAAGCAACAAACATGTCCCCGTTCTTAATCAACAATAAATATTTCCTAGTTTTACGGAACACTTTTGGCACATTTGTAAATTAAAATTAAATGATATATAGGCAGGCATGTACCTTCCCCGTCAAAAGAAGCCAAAGGAGACCCTCAGGCAAAGGTTCACCACCCTTAACTGCTGTTGGCAGCACTTTCTGGCACTCTGGAATCGAGAGACCCCTAAAACGAATACCCTGGATAGAAAAGAAGTGGTTATTAGTGAATGAATGTTGTGATTCATTGCTTCACTTTGATGTTCACAAATATGTTAATGTCGAAACTAGATTATTACATCCAACAACAAAGATGATGAGTGATGTGCATCCAGCCATTCAGGTTGGACAAGCTCAAAATCAACCCCAATAAAGAAACAAGAAATGCAGCTATCATGCGAAAGTGCCTTAATAAAAACAATTATAACCTTCAACTACGGCAAATTCATGGGCTATagtaaattcttagaaaattttCCATGTATCTTCTATAGATCTTGTGTAATAATTAATTAAATTTGGAACTGTGTACATATTTTGACATAGAATGGGCACGAGCTAATAGTACACTATGCTACATAGCATCATAAAGAGGATGCATGCAAGATTACCTCATCTGGGTCAAGTAGGGATGTTTCCCAAAGCATTCCAGTCATCCCTCTCATTCCACCAAGGACCTGCAGGAACATTATTCAGGAATTTCACATGATGAGTTAATATATGCCCTAGAAAAGCAACAAAACTATCCACAGACAATTGACAAGCAGTATATCATACCATATCCACAGTTATGTTTCCAAGCTGAACCTTTCCATGCTCTGACTTAAGCTTCTTTAAGCGATCCTGTAACAAGACAGACTAACATCTGAGAACAGCAAGGCCAGATGAACAGGTGTTCATATTTCACGAAGACAAGTGGTTAGATAAACCAGGTGTGAAGTTGATTCTCTTaaacttataaatttggcaactACTGCTAGGTGCAAAACTAAAGCATGCAGACTAATTGCCTCTGACAGAAGAGGGAACAGAGTTGATGTAACAGTAGATTCTACTTTCAGACAAGCAATTGCTTCAATTGCTTTCATGTTCCATCAACTGTTTGTGATGAAAATGTATTGGATTGCTTTTATGTTCCACCACATGTTTGTGATGAAAATGTAT is from Miscanthus floridulus cultivar M001 chromosome 7, ASM1932011v1, whole genome shotgun sequence and encodes:
- the LOC136466780 gene encoding citrate synthase 4, mitochondrial-like, which translates into the protein MAFFRGLTAVSRLRSRMAQEATTLGGVRWLQMQTASDLDLKSQLQELIPEQQDRLKKLKSEHGKVQLGNITVDMVLGGMRGMTGMLWETSLLDPDEGIRFRGLSIPECQKVLPTAVKGGEPLPEGLLWLLLTGKVPTKEQVDALSKELLARSTVPAHVYKAIDALPVNAHPMTQFTTGVMALQVESEFQKAYDNGLPKSKFWEPTYEDCLNLIARLPPVASYVYRRIFKGGKSIEADNSLDYAANFSHMLGFDDPKMLELMRLYVTIHTDHEGGNVSAHTGHLVGSALSDPYLSFAAALNGLAGPLHGLANQEVLLWIKSVIDETGSDVTTDQLKDYVWKTLKSGKVVPGFGHGVLRKTDPRYSCQREFALKHLPEDPLFQLVSKLYEVVPLILTELGKVKNPWPNVDAHSGVLLNHFGLSEARYYTVLFGVSRSMGIGSQLIWDRALGLPLERPKSVTMEWLENYCKNKAA